In Actinomyces radicidentis, one genomic interval encodes:
- the lepB gene encoding signal peptidase I: MRAREASAADRAAHARDESQEPVGRHRFHLLGVVIGVLVLTALIRTFVVQTYVIPSGSMEDTLLEGDRVAVTMYDSTDIHRGDVIVFRDPDNWLSVTDPTGWRGALQDVLIAIRILPEDAGHHLIKRVIGMPGDHVVSDGNGSLTVNGVALDESYVKDGRSASDIAFDVTVPDGCVWVMGDNRSNSADSRYHQNDSHGGAVPLSDVVGVAKEIVWPLSRISGLESGESAFADVPSATATSGSGGAAPSEATTAATLAGAPAPTAGTESVDPAVALPEGLRRLSPAA, encoded by the coding sequence GTGAGGGCCCGCGAGGCGAGCGCCGCCGACCGCGCCGCCCACGCCCGCGACGAGTCCCAGGAACCCGTCGGTCGCCACCGCTTCCACCTGCTCGGCGTCGTCATCGGCGTCCTCGTCCTCACGGCCCTCATCCGGACCTTCGTCGTCCAGACCTACGTCATCCCCTCGGGCTCCATGGAGGACACCCTCCTCGAGGGGGACCGCGTCGCCGTCACCATGTACGACTCGACCGACATCCACCGCGGCGACGTCATCGTCTTCCGAGACCCCGACAACTGGCTCTCCGTCACCGACCCGACCGGCTGGCGCGGCGCCCTCCAGGACGTCCTCATCGCCATCCGCATCCTCCCCGAGGACGCCGGCCACCACCTCATCAAGCGCGTCATCGGCATGCCCGGGGACCACGTCGTCTCCGACGGGAACGGCTCGCTCACGGTCAACGGCGTCGCCCTCGACGAGAGCTACGTCAAGGACGGCCGCTCCGCCTCGGACATCGCCTTCGACGTCACCGTCCCCGACGGCTGCGTCTGGGTCATGGGGGACAACCGCTCCAACTCGGCCGACTCCCGCTACCACCAGAACGACTCCCACGGCGGCGCCGTGCCGTTGAGCGACGTCGTCGGGGTCGCCAAGGAGATCGTCTGGCCCCTGAGCAGGATCTCCGGCCTCGAGTCCGGTGAGTCCGCCTTCGCTGACGTCCCCAGCGCCACCGCCACGAGCGGCTCCGGCGGCGCGGCGCCCTCCGAGGCCACGACCGCCGCGACCCTCGCCGGCGCACCGGCCCCGACCGCTGGGACCGAGTCCGTCGACCCGGCCGTCGCCCTCCCGGAGGGCCTGCGTCGCCTCTCGCCGGCCGCATGA
- the rplS gene encoding 50S ribosomal protein L19, whose protein sequence is MSNLIDEINAASLRDDVPAFRPGDTLKVHVRVVEGNRERVQVFQGVVIARQGAGLSETFTVRKVSFGVGVERTFPVHTPTIEKIEVVTRGDVRRAKLYYLRDLRGKAAKIKERRED, encoded by the coding sequence ATGAGCAACCTGATCGACGAGATCAACGCCGCGTCCCTGCGCGACGACGTCCCGGCCTTCCGCCCCGGCGACACCCTCAAGGTCCACGTCCGCGTGGTCGAGGGCAACCGCGAGCGCGTCCAGGTCTTCCAGGGCGTCGTCATCGCCCGCCAGGGCGCCGGCCTGTCCGAGACCTTCACGGTCCGCAAGGTCTCCTTCGGCGTCGGTGTCGAGCGCACCTTCCCGGTCCACACGCCCACGATCGAGAAGATCGAGGTCGTCACCCGCGGTGACGTGCGTCGCGCCAAGCTGTACTACCTGCGCGACCTGCGCGGCAAGGCCGCCAAGATCAAGGAGCGTCGCGAGGACTGA